The following proteins are encoded in a genomic region of Leishmania major strain Friedlin complete genome, chromosome 25:
- a CDS encoding putative protein kinase encodes MSSSNAQAELGPGGSTHSIELGRLIFQGAESKVYCCSFYGALALCKHRFVKRYRDPSLDERLRTQRTRREARALERCVKKGIRAPRLLGADYINTFLVMSYEAGPTVKEALDIEHAAYMQQVSKGKSTSAQQQQPQTTPSPSALGNAAPSPVTAALLQSIGVVVARLHNANIVHGDLTTSNFICTCDGLEAAAPGADGADALASSSPVLPTAEDIVVLDFGLISEKYSTEERAVDLYVLERAIASTHPYLSSFASDIILEGYRSAADPKKGEEALRRLEAVRARGRKRTMIG; translated from the coding sequence ATGTCATCGAGCAACGCACAGGCAGAGCTAGGGCCCGGCGGGAGCACGCACTCCATCGAGTTGGGCCGCCTTATCTTTCAAGGTGCGGAGTCGAAGGTGTATTGCTGCAGCTTCTACGGCGCACTGGCTTTATGCAAGCATCGTTTTGTGAAGCGGTACCGCGACCCAAGCCTCGATGAGCGTCTGCGTACGCAACGTACGCGTCGCGAGGCACGCGCCTTGGAACGTTGCGTGAAGAAGGGCATCCGTGCACCGCGTCTGTTAGGTGCGGACTACATCAACACTTTTCTTGTCATGTCCTATGAGGCTGGCCCAACCGTGAAGGAGGCGCTCGACATCGAGCACGCCGCCTATATGCAGCAAGTGTCGAAGGGTAAAAGTACgtctgcgcagcagcagcaaccgcagACCACACCGTCGCCCTCGGCGTTGGGCAAcgctgcaccgtcgccggtgACTGCTGCCCTTCTGCAGAGTATTGGTGTCGTGGTGGCGCGGTTGCACAACGCGAACATCGTCCACGGCGACCTCACAACCTCCAACTTTATTTGCACGTGCGACGGgctcgaggcggcggcacccggTGCAGATGGCGCAGATGCCCTCGCGTCGAGTTCGCCGGTGCTGCCAACAGCGGAGGACATTGTTGTTCTCGACTTTGGGCTCATCTCCGAGAAGTACAGCACAGAGGAGCGCGCGGTGGACCTCTATGTGCTGGAGCGCGCCATCGCTTCGACCCACCCGTATCTCTCCTCTTTTGCCAGCGACATTATTCTTGAAGGCTAtcgcagcgccgctgacccgaagaagggagaggaggcgctgcggcgactggaggcggtgcgcgcgcgtgggcgCAAGCGCACCATGATCGGCTAG
- the CYPA gene encoding cyclophilin a: protein MPYTPHYPVVESNPKVWMDIDIGGKPAGRVTMELFKDAVPQTAENFRALCTGEKGFGYANSPFHRVIPDFMCQGGDFTNGNGTGGKSIYGSKFADESFLGKAGKHFGPGTLSMANAGPNTNGSQFFLCTAPTSWLDGKHVVFGQVLEGYEVVKAMEAVGSRSGTTSKPVRVSACGQL, encoded by the coding sequence ATGCCTTACACGCCGCACTACCCTGTCGTTGAATCCAACCCCAAGGTTTGGATGGATATCGACATCGGTGGCAAGCCCGCCGGCCGCGTAACGATGGAGCTCTTCAAGGACGCCGTTCCCCAGACGGCCGAGAACTTCCGCGCGCTGTGCACGGGCGAGAAGGGCTTCGGCTACGCCAACTCCCCGTTCCACCGTGTGATCCCGGATTTCATGTGCCAGGGTGGTGACTTCACCAACGGCAACGGCACTGGCGGCAAGTCCATCTACGGCTCCAAGTTTGCCGATGAGTCCTTTCTCGGCAAGGCCGGCAAGCACTTCGGCCCAGGCACGCTGTCGATGGCCAATGCCGGCCCCAACACGAACGGCTCTCAGTTCTTCCTGTGCACAGCGCCCACGAGCTGGCTGGACGGCAAGCACGTCGTGTTCGGCCAGGTGCTGGAGGGCTATGAAGTGGTCAAGGCTATGGAGGCcgtcggcagccgcagcggcaccacctcgaagcccgtgcgcgtgtctgcctGCGGGCAGCTTTAA
- a CDS encoding gamma-tubulin, protein MPREIITLQAGQCGNQVGSEFWRQLCLEHGIRLDGVVEPYAVGGEDRKDVFFYQADDDHYVPRALLVDLEPRVINAVQRGSMQKLFNSENIFIHKEGGGAGNNWSHGYELGDQVQETLFDMIEREAENSDSLEGFVLTHSIAGGTGSGMGSYLLENLNDKFPKKLIQTYSVFPNQSRGGESDVIVQPYNSLLAVKRLTLHADCVVVLDNTALNRIVTDNLHIASPTVEQMNGLVSTVMAASTATLRYPGYMNNDLMSMLASLIPTPRCHFVCTGYTPTTLDTSNIQSSVRKTSVHDVMRRLLMPKNMMVSTSMKSGCYISLLNLIQGDVDPAQVHRSLERIRERSPTFIPWGPASIQVILSKKSPYVDTRHRVSGLVMANHTSIHTLFHRTLKQFDMLFGRGVFLDQYRKYGPTKDSLDEFSDARDVVESLVAEYKACESSDYIRNF, encoded by the coding sequence ATGCCTCGTGAGATCATCACCCTTCAAGCCGGCCAGTGCGGCAACCAGGTAGGCAGTGAGTTCTGGCGGCAGCTCTGCCTCGAGCACGGCATCCGACTCGACGGCGTCGTGGAGCCGTacgccgtcggcggtgaGGATCGCAAAGATGTTTTTTTCTATCAAGCCGACGACGACCACTACGtgccgcgtgcgctgctcGTGGACCTTGAGCCGCGCGTGATCaacgcggtgcagcgcggcTCGATGCAGAAGCTCTTCAACAGCGAGAACATCTTCATTCACAaggaaggcggcggtgccggcaaCAACTGGTCTCACGGCTACGAGCTGGGCGACCAGGTGCAGGAGACGCTCTTCGACATGATCGAGCGAGAGGCCGAGAACAGCGACAGCCTCGAGGGATTCGTTCTTACTCACTCCATTGCAGGTGGCACGGGAAGCGGCATGGGCAGCTACCTGCTCGAGAACTTGAACGATAAGTTCCCGAAGAAGCTCATCCAGACGTACAGCGTCTTCCCGAACCagtcgcgcggcggcgagagcGACGTCATTGTCCAGCCGTACAACAGCCTACTAGCCGTGAAGCGACTGACGCTACATGCCgactgcgtcgtcgtcctcgacAACACCGCGCTGAACCGTATCGTCACCGACAACCTCCACATCGCCTCCCCCACGGTGGAGCAGATGAACGGGCTCGTCAGCACCGTCATGGCCgcctcgacggcgacgctgcgctaCCCGGGCTACATGAACAACGACTTGATGAGCATGCTAGCCTCGCTCATcccgacgccgcggtgccaCTTTGTGTGCACCGGGTACACCCCGACCACCCTCGACACCTCCAACATCCAGTCCTCGGTGCGCAAGACGTCCGTGCACGACGTGATGCGTCGACTGCTGATGCCGAAGAACATGATGGTGTCGACATCCATGAAGAGTGGCTGCTACATCTCTCTCCTAAACCTCATCCAGGGTGACGTCGACCCAGCACAGGTGCACCGCTCCCTCGAGCGGATTCGCGAGCGGTCACCGACGTTCATTCCGTGGGGACCGGCCTCCATCCAGGTCATTCTGTCAAAGAAGTCGCCGTACGTGGACACGCGGCACCGGGTGAGCGGCCTCGTGATGGCAAACCACACGAGCATCCACACCCTCTTCCACCGCACGCTGAAGCAGTTTGACATGCTGTTCGGCCGCGGCGTCTTCCTCGACCAGTACCGAAAGTATGGGCCGACCAAGGACAGCCTGGACGAGTTCAGCGACGCGAGGGACGTCGTGGAGAGCTTGGTGGCGGAGTACAAGGCGTGTGAGAGCTCCGACTACATCCGCAACTTCTGA